The genomic interval TAGTTTACTACTACATGTAAATAATGCCATAAGAAACCACCCAATATGAATGACAATTCACGCAGTTACATATGCATACGTTGAAAAAGCCTCATTTTAACAATTGTGGACTGCAATCTTTATGCACTAATCTGGCCTGCATTTAAAAACTTCCGCAAATACATGTACACGAATATCGTATATTCTATAAATAGACAACACTATAGATCATGTGACTAACATTGATTGTGTAACACACTCATGACTCTTGTTCCAGTTAGTGTTATTTCACGGATTCACTGATAAGATTGCTCAAAGTGCAGGATTTAGAACTGTGGCAAGACTCAGTTTATTGTTCCTCTGTATACTGTACGCTATGGAGATCTGCGCTGTGTTATTTACCTGCCTCGTCGCTGGACTTGCGCTCACTCAGGCGTATCCGCTTCACGCATCATGCAAAGTTCAGTGGTATGTAGCCTATCAATGTACTTTAATATGTCGGGATGAACCGCacaatttacaatgtaaatacagacaaatattttaattttcaatttctaCTATTCCGTTTAAttatatttgagtcgcgttcacAGAAAACttggtataatgcatgtgcgtaaagtgtcgttccagattagcctgtgcagtacgcacaggctaattagggacgacacttttcgctttaaggacatttttcgtttaaatgaagtctcttcttagcaaaaatctaatttaagcggaaagtgtcgtccttgattagccagtgcggactgcacaggctaatctgggacgacactttacgcacatgcattaatatgtccagttttatcagaacactaAATTTTAGACTCTTATTAAACGTTTTCAAGAAAAGGTCGGAACGGCGCTTTATcttttaaacaaacgatttatgTTCAAGAACATTGCGTTCTTGCGAGAACACGATAGCATTTAAGAGAAACGAAAATATGACTTTGATTAAGAAACTAATGTATTATAAATCCAAAAACGCACAGTAgtcttaataatacatttttaaggCGACTTGAGTATAAAGTatatatgagccacgctctggggaTTTAAtgtatgcgcgtaaagtgtcgtcccagattagcctgtgcagtcttgatttttgcaaagaagagactttcttcaaacgaaaaatatcatacaagcgtaaagtgtcgtcccagattagcctgtgcagtcttgatttttgcaaagaagagactttcttcaaacgaaaaataatatacaagcggaaagtgtcgtccctgattagcctgtgcggacatcttggacggcactttacgcacatgtattaaacccctttttctaAGAGCAATGCCCATGTGTTTTACCATGTGTTAACAGGTTAGACTTTGATGTTAGGCGTTTTTAACACTGAAATGTAAAGGTTTGACAAAATAACAACTCATAGAATAAAAAAGGTATTATGTTCAAACAAGCACAATAGAACAACCGACTAAGAAAAAAGttgaatattatacatgtatgttgattttattgaaaatgatcCATCGAAATCAGGATAAATGGCATACGTTGTTGAAGCTCTTCATCAAAAACGTTTATTACCGACTTGAAAtttaaaccattcaaatttataataaTGCGTAGCGTAGTGGTAGATAGATTTTGCTTCAACATCAGTGTCTGTTATATAAACTGTATCAttgtataacatgtataatgTAAACAGCTTTTTTTCTTACATACGCGTAAGTGTTTTGTTGCATGAttaaattttataacaaaatcaAAACTTTCCTCTTAAGTGAGCATCTGCACATGTTAGATATTAAACATACACCAACTATATATAAAGTGTTAAATTACGAAAGGCGTTGTGTTTTTCTCTACTCATTAGTCAATCACGTCAGTCAAATGATCCTATAACACCCGAAGTGTTTGTACTTATGTTGCATGTCTCTCTTGTATTTTAATGCGGATATTTGTATTGTGATCGTGATACAAAAGGACTGACTTAGTAAGATACACGAAAATCACACATCTTAAAGGACCTCTTTCACATATTTCGTACTAAGATATAAAAAAGTTTTTATGTTCCTGTTTTGTTAAGGCTTGCAGAAAATCACATTCCCTGTGCGACTTTAAATTAATGACggcaatgcattgtgtgtttttgTGGAGAAGTGTTGCCATCTCATTAACGTACTCAAGTACAAATGTCCTTATTTTCCATAAAATGCATCATATACTGTACATCAAACTAATCTATGGTCTGCAATCAAAACGACAGTTCCGTCAAAACCTTTGgtaaaattgtacatgttaatcgctcatttttaaaatttgaaaaatatttctttgaaaatataatattaaaaataacaaatagaAGAATCATAATCTCAAATGTATCACTGAACAGAACCTAGCATCTCAAACGTATCACACACCATATATCATGACGTATCACACACCATATATCATGACGAAACAAAGCGTAGCAACTATGTGTAGTCAAAATACTCATATATGAACAAACGCAGCAAATCATGGTAGATTTTATGGATTTATAGGATTACAGGGACGCACTGGGTATTTTTCGGCCGCGGGATAGCCGGAGTCTCCAGTACAGTGTGTgtacattgtgtttttttgtcattcaaaatcgggtccgttaatcggccccattcccaatggaataaacagtatatattttattttgcccTAATGGAAGTTATAAAGCTATAAATTCCAAATAAAAAGtttcaaaatttttttttttggatctCAGTATTTTATTTAAcgcccatccatataagttcaaccttagtaaatatagtAGTGGAAATACTTGAAACTcaattttgacgcatttttaagcaaaacaaaagCAACACTaaattcccaattttagtcaaaactccgcaaattttccaaatccaaagggacccggcccattccgaaaatggtgaaaaaacactgtttaGTACCGCCGATGAGACTCTTGTATCTCTCTGTAGAACGCAACGTTGAAACATTTGTGCGATCGGCTTACTTGTATAATTTGATGATTTGATTCatataatgttgttttgttttattcattgTCAACATATCTTTATTTGCTTGTCGTTAAATAAGACAAGAATTGTTAACAACTCGTCACTTTTAAATCACCTGAATGTGAAGCTTTAGCAAACAATGAACCAGTTTTCTTGAACATTTGCTACTATTTTACTCTTAATTTTTTGGCACACCGCAGTCTTTCATCGTTTATATATAATAACAGTTTTTATGAAAATAGGAGCCttttttcttgaaacaaaaaactgggcttaatgtatgcgcgtaaagtgtagccccaaattagcccgtgcagaccaTACATGcgaatctggtacgacacttcagattgatggaatttttcattttaaggcaGTCTCTTTTGTATCGAAAATCCAATTCAGGTGGAACGTACCGTccgagattagcatgtgcggactgcacaggctaatccaggacgacacttaatgcacatccaATAAACCCAGTTTTCATTGAACGAGAACCACATGTCTCCATCATTTCTCTACAGGAGTCTGCCGTCAGTGAGTTGCCAGTCGTTCTCTTCCAAGATTATTGCGCAGGCTAAGCTATGGGAAAAGGAGGACAACTGCGCAGGGGGCGGGGAGAGGTGTCTATATAAGGTAAGGAAATCAAATGACTACATGAGGGTCGCGCTgtgagaaaaccgggctttatgcatgtgcgtaaagtgtttccctggattagcctgtgcattccgcacatccgaatctgggacgacactctacgtaCAGGAATTAAGCTCCGTTTCTCTGAGCGAGGCTCATGAGTatttatattcgaatattcgattgaatggtttagcgaatattcgaataccgatataagTATTCGATGTCATCCCTATTTAATAGAACATGGTACGAAAGAAAAAATGTTACGAGATTTACATACGTGATTCAGATAAATAAGGGAGAAGACAGATTGAATGTTGCGCATTTTCAGTAACAGTACATGTATAAGCTTAACTTAGTGACTATTGCCTGACGTTATCAGTAACGATATCAGACCCAAAGACGTTATTAGTCTGGTTATTCAGTCCTATGAAAATGTCAGCCATGTTATGCAGACCGAATAGCCAGTTATAAGGTTGGCAGGCAAGTTTTCAGCCTTAATGATGCTGTTGGTCTAATTCAGTTATTCAGCAACTATTACTCGTGtaattattattagttttattattattattataccggatttatatagcgcccttttcacgcaggagtgcacgttcaaaggcgctttactaGTACTCTAAAACTCaaactataagtactacgtaaaaaaaaatgcacaataaccatagattagaaagatcagcaAGACAAAACATAGATAAAACAGAGACAGAGACacgggtaacgtcaggataccattaccacgaatccacaaacccccaaaggaataatcatgcttcctttaaaagggttatttcaagttcatgctgattgagacaagggtaacgtcaggataccattaccacgagtccacgaaaccccaaaggaataattatgcttcctttaaaagggttatttcaagttcatgctgattgagTATTAAATGTATTTGTCACAGTGCGTTTTGATAGTAATGTATGTAAATGACCCGGTTTGTTCTGTCAGTAGAGCACTCGCCTTTATAGCGAGAGGTCCCGGGTTTTAATCCCGGACCGGCTGCACAATGGTCACCCCAGCATCTTTATGAACCTCGTTGTGGAAAACCAGGGCTTAATTGacgtgtcgttccagattagcccatgaagtccgcacaggctaatcagggacaacactttactcttaAAAATTAATGgcgattttcgttttaaagacATAATCTTCTTTGCGAAAATTTTGTTTTCGCGGAAAGAGTTGtccatgaatagcctgtgcggactgcacagtctactctgggacgacactttacgcacatgcattaagccccagtccCTCTAGCATATTGGGAACATGTATTCAGCCTCTCCGACATGCGTTCTAGATTACAGACCAGAGTGCACAGGAAATCAAGGGGACTCACATGACCCCGGTCAAACACTACGTGGACGACATCAGCTTCAAACTGACACCCGCCGGCGCCGGCTGTAACGTCGAGGTACAGTAGACCAGAGATGAaagagtttaacccatttatgcctagtggactctcccatccttctaaattggatcaatttattttcaaaattagggatgtctaatatatatatttctatatttataatatttcttacggaaattcctttcagcaaacagcgcagaccctgacgagacgccgcatcatgcggcgtcgcatctgggtctacgctgtttgccaaggcccttttttcaagacgctaggcataaatggtttaatacataaaaatacaaacaacgcGACATAAACATAACAAATGATTAAAGTTAGTTGAATTTAAGATATGTATTTGGTCTCATAGGAATCAAAGAATGTCTAGTAACGCGTCACAGGCGCTCATGTTTCAAAGGaatattttatcatgcattttgCAAACGGTTATTAAAAGAACATGCGAATCTATCTGCGGTAAATAGaagtataattattttgatagTTACAAGTTGCAAAATTATCTGAATAGTCTGTTTTTCTAAGggtatttatctatatatttagCTATATATTTATAAGAGTTTTAAGGAAATAAAGTCGATTGATTAATGTGATACAGTGTTATTGTTAACGAATATTTGGCAATCTTAAGACTGTTTTGGCTACTCGCGACTATTTGATTGTGGCGTTACTCAGTCAAGTTTAAGGAAATCAATTGAGTCATGCTCTGGgagaacggggcttaatgcatgtgcgtcccagattagcctgtgcagtacccaTAGGCGAGTGAAGGGCGACACTTTttgcttgtattgtatttttcgtttaaaggaagtctcttccttACAAAggtccagtttgggcggaaagtgtactccctgattagcctgtgcggactgcacaggcttatctggggcgtcACTTTACCCATATGCAATAAGCCGGGGTTTCCCAGGACGCAATTCATTTGTCCCAATTGTCCGTGTTGGCACAGAGCATAAATGGGCAAGTAAACATGTGGCGGAATCTGGTATGTAATTGCTTTACAAAAACGTTGAAAAAAGCATAAGggttattgaaaaaataaatacgTCATGAACTATAAAATTTATCCTGCCGTGCTGTGCTTTTCCCTACTGTTTTATTCAATAGGGCCTCGTTTAaggaaacttggcttaatgcgTTTGCGTGAAGGGTaaatcccagattggcctgtgcagtatACAGACGCTAATCCGGGACTACACTTTACTCCGAGACTGGAGtttctttaagaagagacttcctttaaatgagcATTTCCATACAGGGCGAAAGTGCCTTACCCGATTAACCTGTGcgagctgcacaggctaatctgggactataatttatgcaaatgcatttagcccagttttctcagaacgtctCCAATATCCTGTAACGAGTGCGTGTTTCTCGTGCAGGGTTTCTCCACATCTGAGACCTGGTACGCCTACCTTGACTACGGTACCAACTACTGCAACCTCGAGAATCTGATTACAGGTACGAGTTCATGTGGAACCCgatttaattaacccatttatgccaagtggactctctcctcctcctaaattggatcaatttatttccaaaattagggatgcctagtatatttatttctacatttaaaatatttcttacagaaattcctttaagcaaacagcgcagaccctgattagacgccgcatcatgcggcgtcttatctgggtctgcgctgtttgccaaggccttttttctagacgctaggcataaatgggttaatttagtattattgtggtactctatatgtatttatttcattattttggcAACAGACCTTTGCTTACCGGTACTTTAGGTAACATTCTGGTACCCGATCTTTGCTTTAGTGATGAGCTGGTACCCAATCTTCACTTACTGAAGTAGTATTCTGGTAGGTATACCGCGTGGACTTAGTAGCGCATAAATAGGAACATTTTCAGATAACGTTTAAGTGATTTAATTTTATGTAGGTCGGCATGAAatttcgtgttgttttttttcaaaaaatgacttGTGTGGACACAAACATTCGTGCaattctgattttggaaaaaaaatgcttCGGTCTCTGTCGGATGtgttaagtttagtttaaacctatttattttagctcggttgcatagaaagccttaggcttatttgaaacgcgctcgagttcgtttcctgggactataaTCAGTAATTGGTATCTATGGGGGAAATCTTCAGCACGCTTCCActttggggatcgaacccgtgacctcccgatcgctaggcggacaccatatccactacaccaccgtcGGATGTGTTTCTGTTGAATTCGTGGATCTGTCAACCCGcgaaatcaatgaaaattaatttCCCACGAACAATAACGCTTTAACAGTATTTCGAGGCAGCAAAATAACCCATATACTGCGATGTCGTTTCAGGTGCCGGTTTGAACACCTCTCAAGGCTACACGGAGACGACCAATGACAACGTGTGCACGCAGTTCTCGAGCCACGACTGCGACAAATACTAGGCCACCTTCAGCGACACCCATAGTTATATCAGCTGCGTTTTGGAaaaaccgggctttatgcatgttacATTAAAACGTCGTCccgattttatgattttttttccgtTTTAAGAACGTTTCTTGTATaataaaatccagtctaggcggaaagtgtcgtcactgattggcctatgcagactgcacaggcttattcgagacgacactttacgcatatgcatagaTACAAGTTTTTCCAGAAAGCTTTTCATATTGTTATGTACGTTGGACCTACCAAATGAACACAGTTATCAACAAAGTAACTTGtatgtttaataaagtttgttaaAACTTAATTTACAAACTGCGGAATAAAGACCAACACATTCGGCGAAAATAAAGAGCTTGTACTGAAGAGAAAACTTATCTTACATTGGAAAATACAGCAAACAAAGAAGTGGAGATTCGTAAATACATATAAGTGGCAAATACAAAATAAGACACGATAAATAATACGAACAACGCTGGAATAGAAGAAAACTTACAACTGGAGAATAAAACAACAAGATGAGATTTTTTTAGAACACATAACAACATGCGATTGGAGAACTTTGTAGAACACGTCATAACATGCAATGTTTTGAAATCATTCTATATTTAGTTTCAACATGTCCTtattcataaaaatgtttttatacacTAATCTTGAAAACTATTTATCTTTGAAGCAATATGGACCGCTCCCTGTGAAAATCGGTCTGAATGCATGTCCGTtaattgtcgttccagattaggctatgcagtctgcacaggctaatcagggacgacacatttcgcCTTAATTGTATTTTCCGCTTAAAtaaagtgtcttcttagcaaaaatctgaTTATGCAAGTCCTAACCCTAGTTTTTTCCAGAGCGCAGGTCGTGTCAACGTAAAATGCATAATATAACATGTATAACTGTACAGGTTCACCGGTATATAATGCTggaaattttataatttgattatattaataaatcacaaaatttacttttaaacttCTTTAACAAATGCTGCACCAGCCTAAAATCGAAATTTAATGAGGTAGATATTATGTAAATATTCGACCTGCTTTTATTGGCTTCTCTTCTATTTGGATGATTACTTGATAACTAAGATTATGAACTTATCCATTCGTGTCCCTCACCAAATGTTGTAACAAAATAAACTCTACCGTCAGGGGAATTTCGCGGTTTATTAACATAAGTGAACATGCATGGTCGGAATTTATTCTTTTTGTTGCTTCAAAATTAATCTTACATTCAAAGCGAAAACTCAAAAAGTGAAAAAGGATCATGCGACTGGCGTATGTTGTATAGGACCGAACTTGACATTTCAGGCTTACTTTGTTGCTTACGCTTACATTATCGTAATTTTACGGACAAACTCGGAGACCGTTCGGGATGACGGAAATGAACGAAATATGGTGATAATAAACGAAGTTCATTTTAGGTTGAGATCCTTAATCCGAGCGTCAGGTAGGAAGATGATCCTTTTAAGTACGTTTAAATCCTTAGCCCGAGCTCTTGCTCCAATGATTACCCTTTAAAGTACACTTCACTAGGAGCCTACATATTTGGTGTGCTTGCCCTGGGCTAGAAGTGTTCCGTCAGCCATGTTGGTTATGTCCACGGACAGGAAGGCGAGTCGCTTGCCGCGTTTCAATATCCGGGCATCTACCACAATCTCCTCGCCGACACGTGCCCCCTTCATGAATCTGGAATTTAAACAAACTGTGAAGCCATAAATAGCCGctctcttggaaaacggggcttaatgcatgtgcgttaagtgtcgtccaagattagcatgtgtagtccgaaaaggctaatctgggacgacactttccgccttaacttgattttcggtaaggagggacttcctttaaactaaaaataccataaatgcggacagtgtcgtctctgataagcctgtgcggactgcacagtctaatctgggacgacactttacgcatatgcatttagcccagttttctcagaacgcgactcatatattacTATAGCAGTTATAATAAATACAGGTAGCTCTATActttaaatcattattataaaaaacatcagggcatttttccttctgtGAGAGTGGCCATTTTTCAAAATGTTGGGAAATTCGCGActgaaattttcacaatttcaagaagtttgcgtccctaattttcacaatttatgaaagttcgcgactcatttatTCACAATTAATGAAAGTTTGCGactctttttttcacaaaattggggggggggggggggcaaggccAATTCACAAAAAGCCCTGTTATAAGGCAGGCATTAACATGactaattttcgttgatttcgttgCTTGATCGAGCCGCGAATGCagcacaaacacatcggaaaagGACCAAAGCTAATTcctatttttttccaaaatcaaaaATCTATGATGTACACGTCAACTTTTTTTTCTCGAAAAACAGTGAAAGTTCATGCCGTAAAATATGAATTAATTTACAGTTCTTTAGTTGTGACTATCGAAAGTTCATatgctttatttccaaaatgtCTTGCGGCGATTGAATCAATACGTAAATATAAGTTTTCTGTACTAAGCAGAAGTTTATCAGGCGAGGCTAAGAAACAGTGGCGAAGTGTTTCGTGCTGAACATACAAAAACCTAGCGCCGAACTGGATAACCAATGTTATCTGAAGCGTTATGACACATGTTCGTGCCGTTTGAATGATTTTGTATAAGTAattatataatcaatatatcatcAGGTAAGTAAGCAATAAGAATATCCGGTGATAGGAAACAAACGAGCGCATGGCCACGATAAATGGAGtctcgttttgagaaaactggacttaatgcatatgcgttagatttcgtcccagataagcctgcgcagccggtccgcacgggcttatcagggacgacactattcgCCACTGTGTTTTTTTCGGTTAAATGAagtcattttgtataaaaaaaaaatcaagttacatcggaaagtgccgtccctcattagcctgtacggacagcacaggctaatctgggttgacacgcACATGAATAACCCAGTTTTCAGAAAAGGCGGCGCACATTATTTTTGATAACAATGTGATTAATATGTTACTCAGACCAGGATAGGAAACAGACTGACGACGTGgagcaaaaataaatagtttgttcGGCCCCTGTTACAATACTCACGTTCCCTGTTACGA from Dreissena polymorpha isolate Duluth1 chromosome 1, UMN_Dpol_1.0, whole genome shotgun sequence carries:
- the LOC127863072 gene encoding uncharacterized protein LOC127863072, which translates into the protein MEICAVLFTCLVAGLALTQAYPLHASCKVQWSLPSVSCQSFSSKIIAQAKLWEKEDNCAGGGERCLYKITDQSAQEIKGTHMTPVKHYVDDISFKLTPAGAGCNVEGFSTSETWYAYLDYGTNYCNLENLITGAGLNTSQGYTETTNDNVCTQFSSHDCDKY